A window of Hevea brasiliensis isolate MT/VB/25A 57/8 chromosome 14, ASM3005281v1, whole genome shotgun sequence contains these coding sequences:
- the LOC110657237 gene encoding omega-3 fatty acid desaturase, chloroplastic, with the protein MAASWVLSECGLRPLPRIYPQPRTGFASQRTKLFKLRSLSVSKSHNLGSSFKVSSWSKQRNWQLNVAAPVNFTTVSREEDKEREETNEEEGEFFDPGAPPPFKLADIRAAIPKHCWVKDPWRSMSYVVRDVVVVFGLAAIAAYFNNWVVWPLYWFCQGTMFWALFVLGHDCGHGSFSNNPKLNSVVGHLLHSSILVPYHGWRISHRTHHQNHGHVENDESWHPLSEKIFKSLDNVTKTLRFSLPFPMLAYPFYLWSRSPGKKGSHFHPDSDLFLPNERKGVLTSTACWTAMAALLVYLNFVMGPVQMVKLYGIPYWIFVMWLDFVTYLHHHGHEDKLPWYRGKEWSYLRGGLTTLDRDYGWINNIHHDIGTHVIHHLFPQIPHYHLIEATEAAKPVLGKYYREPKKSAPLPFHLLGSLIRSMKQDHYVSDTGDVVYYQRDTNLYGGVKKE; encoded by the exons ATGGCTGCTTCTTGGGTCTTATCAGAATGTGGCCTAAGACCCCTCCCTAGAATCTACCCTCAACCCAGAACTGGCTTTGCATCACAAAGAACTAAGCTTTTCAAGCTTAGATCACTATCAGTCTCAAAAAGTCACAATCTTGGTTCTTCTTTCAAGGTCTCAAGTTGGTCTAAACAAAGAAATTGGCAATTAAATGTTGCAGCTCCTGTAAATTTTACAACTGTGAGTCGAGAGGAGGATAAAGAAAGAGAGGAAACTAATGAGGAGGAAGGTGAATTCTTTGACCCTGGTGCCCCACCACCTTTTAAATTGGCTGATATAAGAGCAGCCATACCGAAGCATTGTTGGGTTAAAGATCCATGGAGATCTATGAGCTATGTTGTGAGGGATGTGGTTGTGGTTTTTGGATTGGCTGCTATTGCAGCTTACTTTAACAATTGGGTTGTTTGGCCTCTTTACTGGTTTTGTCAGGGGACCATGTTCTGGGCTCTTTTTGTTCTTGGCCATGATTG TGGTCATGGGAGTTTCTCAAATAATCCAAAGTTGAATAGTGTGGTGGGTCATCTCCTTCATTCTTCAATCCTTGTTCCTTACCATGGATG GAGAATTAGCCACAGAACCCATCATCAAAATCATGGACATGTTGAAAATGATGAATCATGGCATCCA TTGTCTGAGAAAATCTTCAAAAGTTTGGATAATGTCACAAAGACATTGAGGTTCAGCTTGCCTTTCCCAATGCTTGCTTACCCTTTCTATCTG TGGAGTAGAAGCCCTGGAAAAAAGGGTTCTCATTTTCATCCAGATAGTGATTTGTTCCTCCCAAATGAGAGAAAAGGTGTTCTTACCTCAACAGCTTGTTGGACTGCAATGGCTGCATTGCTTGTATATTTAAACTTTGTAATGGGTCCTGTCCAAATGGTTAAACTCTATGGTATTCCCTACTGG ATCTTTGTCATGTGGTTGGACTTTGTGACCTACCTGCATCACCATGGTCATGAGGACAAACTTCCCTGGTATCGTGGAAAG GAATGGAGTTATCTGAGAGGAGGGCTTACAACCCTTGATCGAGACTATGGATGGATCAATAACATCCACCATGATATCGGTACTCATGTGATTCACCATCTCTTCCCTCAAATCCCACACTACCACTTAATTGAAGCA ACTGAAGCAGCTAAGCCTGTGCTAGGGAAATACTACCGGGAACCGAAGAAATCTGCACCTCTTCCATTTCACTTACTGGG